A section of the Oenanthe melanoleuca isolate GR-GAL-2019-014 chromosome 6, OMel1.0, whole genome shotgun sequence genome encodes:
- the LOC130254867 gene encoding heparan sulfate glucosamine 3-O-sulfotransferase 1-like, which produces MAFLLVSAYLLLAHARGAPVENGTLLETLRSQVGLFSNKSEHYSAQVRPPGTSRQIPQTIIIGVRKGGTRALLEMLDIHPNIVVAATEVHFFDWDENYVKGIDWYRNLMPFSYGNQITIEKTPGYFTSPQAPGRIHDMNSSIKLLLILRDPTERVISDYTQVYYNRVESHKPVQLFEDIVIKNGVLNTKYKAIQRSLYDVHMEKWLKHFSLDQIHIVDGNTLIKDPLPELQKVERFLNLPSRIMSSNFYFNQTKGFYCIRSDGRERCLHESKGRPHPLVNSTVLEQLYSYFREHNAKFYRMVNHSFDWH; this is translated from the coding sequence ATGGCCTTCCTACTCGTGTCAGCTTATCTCCTGCTGGCTCATGCTCGGGGTGCTCCTGTGGAGAATGGGACACTGCTGGAAACACTGAGGTCACAGGTGGGATTGTTCAGCAATAAAAGTGAGCACTATTCAGCACAGGTGAGACCTCCTGGTACGAGCAGACAAATACCTCAGACCATCATCATAGGAGTTCGTAAAGGAGGGACCAGGGCTTTGCTGGAGATGTTGGATATTCACCCTAACATTGTGGTGGCTGCTACAGAAGTCCACTTCTTTGACTGGGATGAAAATTATGTGAAAGGAATAGACTGGTATAGAAATCTGATgccattttcttatggaaaTCAAATTACAATTGAGAAAACACCAGGCTATTTTACATCACCACAGGCTCCAGGAAGAATTCATGACATGAATAGCTCCATTAAACTGCTGCTCATTCTAAGAGATCCCACTGAGAGAGTTATATCTGACTATACCCAAGTGTATTACAACAGAGTAGAAAGTCACAAGCCTGTTCAGCTCTTTGAAGATATTGTTATTAAGAATGGAGTGCTTAATACCAAATACAAAGCTATTCAGAGAAGTCTATATGATGTCCATATGGAAAAGTGGCTTAAGCATTTCAGTTTGGATCAGATTCACATAGTGGATGGCAATACTTTGATCAAGGACCCTCTTCCTGAATTACAGAAAGTTGAAAGATTTCTAAACCTTCCTTCCCGAATTATGtcttctaatttttattttaaccaaACCAAGGGATTCTACTGCATCAGAAGTGATGGGAGGGAGAGATGTTTACATGAATCCAAAGGGCGTCCCCATCCCCTTGTTAACAGCACTGTTTTAGAGCAACTGTATTCTTACTTCAGAGAGCACAATGCAAAATTTTACAGGATGGTTAATCATTCTTTTGACTGGCATTAA